One region of Sphingomonas bisphenolicum genomic DNA includes:
- a CDS encoding flavin-containing monooxygenase translates to MPTISNPDYDAVVIGAGITGIYQTYLLDQNGMSVLGVDAAGDVGGTWYWNRYPGCRLDTESYAYGYFALKGIMPEWRWSENFAGQPEMLRYVNAAADKMDIRRFYKFKTKVLAAHYDDETNVWNVRLDDGTDLTCRYLISATGPLSASSMPYYKGLDLFRGEAFHSSRWPTDAEGKPRDIDFTGKRVGVIGTGATGVQIIPIVAETAQDLFVFQRTPNWCTPLGNSALSDAEMDLIKSRFPTILEYVKTTPTAFPYHRDTRKTSEVPEKERSAFFEMLYDRPGYGIWLSSFRDLLLSKESNKILADFVADKIRQRVNDPEVAEKLIPVDHPFGAKRVPMETNYYESYNQSNVHLVDIKTTPIDEFVARGAKIDGQIYDLDVVIFATGFDGITGSLDRIDIRGQDGLRLVDAWADGPSTYLGLQARGFPNFYTLVGPHNGSAFCNVGVCGALQAEWVTQMLCYMKAGNYSRSQPSQAAEKQWTDAVYADFARTLMADTNAWWVKVTHKPDGTTVRRTLVYVGGGPEYRKRCEEVAYSGYEGFELA, encoded by the coding sequence ATGCCGACTATCAGCAATCCCGATTATGACGCGGTCGTGATCGGTGCGGGCATCACCGGCATCTATCAAACCTATCTGCTCGACCAGAATGGGATGAGCGTATTGGGTGTCGATGCCGCCGGAGATGTCGGCGGTACCTGGTACTGGAACCGCTATCCGGGATGCCGACTGGATACGGAAAGCTACGCCTATGGCTATTTCGCGCTCAAGGGCATCATGCCCGAATGGCGATGGAGCGAGAATTTCGCAGGCCAGCCCGAAATGCTGCGTTACGTCAATGCTGCGGCCGACAAGATGGACATCCGTCGGTTCTACAAGTTCAAGACGAAGGTCTTGGCCGCGCACTATGACGACGAGACCAATGTCTGGAATGTCCGGCTGGACGACGGCACCGATCTGACCTGCCGCTATCTGATATCGGCCACCGGTCCGCTGTCGGCATCCAGCATGCCCTATTATAAGGGGCTGGACCTGTTCCGGGGCGAAGCCTTCCATTCGTCGCGCTGGCCGACAGACGCGGAAGGGAAGCCAAGGGATATCGACTTTACCGGCAAGCGCGTCGGCGTGATCGGCACCGGCGCCACCGGCGTCCAGATCATTCCCATCGTCGCGGAAACGGCACAGGATCTGTTCGTTTTCCAGCGCACGCCCAACTGGTGCACGCCGCTTGGCAATTCGGCTCTGAGCGACGCGGAAATGGATCTCATCAAATCGCGTTTCCCCACCATACTCGAATATGTGAAGACGACGCCCACCGCCTTCCCCTATCATCGCGATACGCGCAAAACATCCGAAGTCCCGGAAAAGGAGCGAAGCGCATTTTTTGAAATGCTTTATGATCGTCCCGGCTATGGCATCTGGCTGAGCAGCTTTCGCGACCTGTTGCTGAGCAAGGAATCGAACAAGATATTGGCGGATTTTGTCGCCGACAAGATCAGGCAGCGGGTCAATGATCCGGAAGTGGCCGAAAAGCTCATTCCGGTCGACCATCCATTCGGTGCGAAGCGCGTGCCCATGGAAACCAACTATTATGAAAGCTACAACCAGTCCAACGTCCATCTGGTCGACATAAAGACGACGCCCATCGACGAGTTCGTCGCACGCGGCGCAAAGATCGACGGCCAGATCTATGATCTGGACGTCGTCATCTTTGCGACCGGATTCGATGGCATAACCGGATCGCTCGACCGGATCGATATCCGTGGTCAGGACGGCCTGCGTCTGGTCGACGCCTGGGCCGATGGCCCTTCCACCTATCTGGGGCTCCAGGCTCGCGGATTTCCAAATTTCTATACGCTGGTCGGCCCGCACAATGGTTCGGCCTTTTGCAATGTCGGGGTGTGCGGCGCGCTGCAGGCCGAATGGGTCACGCAGATGCTATGCTATATGAAGGCTGGCAACTATAGCCGTTCGCAGCCCTCGCAGGCAGCCGAAAAACAGTGGACCGACGCGGTCTATGCGGACTTTGCCAGGACGCTGATGGCCGACACCAATGCCTGGTGGGTGAAGGTGACGCACAAGCCGGATGGCACCACCGTGCGTCGCACCCTCGTCTATGTCGGTGGTGGCCCGGAATATCGCAAGCGTTGCGAGGAGGTCGCCTATAGCGGCTATGAGGGTTTCGAACTTGCATGA
- a CDS encoding TonB-dependent receptor has product MNGKRQLACGIATIGLLAAVPAFGQDAPGAGDEGQSNEKIASPADIVVTAQRREQSLSKVPVAVSAFNADTLQSRNVASEQDLAALVPGLVVKSGQNSNQLNFTLRGQTLDPFSGSSPAVLTYINEAPATEGNTSTAFFDFSSVQVLKGPQGTLFGRNATGGAILYETTKPGDDFGGFLTVKGGQRNYIQVQGAVDIPVSDIIKVRVAGDYNKQDGYIRNIKTGNTLGDTDSLSGRITVVLEPRDGFKMTTVAQYSDFGGSEGAGGLYSYHKVGEVNNGYVLNSTLDTLYGTNSPFAPLIGDGPRGDGTWPGAVAGYLAWQQANPYKVWLSYDLPHKAHTAFITNTVEAEIGDDVVLKNIFNYADAFARTPGILTGSPFGSLSLYNRSGLGNGPPGGEVFKTERISNELQLQGKTGGLEYILGVFYSDTTKQEYIPVIVGAELPTPLADIAYNYQVGNESKAVFGQLTYAVTDKLSVTAGGRYSWETVSLRQKAGSLFNLSGSTPLKQEAKLHDPSWTFNIQYQINSGNMVYFAQRGSFRAGGFNGAVGPFNNANFFGNENTYDFELGYKFNDYLGSMPTRINLALYRQIVKHAQHSLFVDLGAGPSAFTVNVPEKRIQGVEFDANIKPSDWLELGISGAYTDAKFTQNIVDLAPLGGPIIPFDTYSDAPKWAGSVFAEITMPLSEDIGKVKLRTDVFGQTSTHFSNNEGSITPRTKLPGYATVDVRLSWNDVMGSKFSVAAYAKNLLDEFYYNSGYVEGGSGGFNTAIWGEPQTFGAEVTYRF; this is encoded by the coding sequence ATGAATGGTAAGCGACAATTGGCTTGCGGCATTGCCACTATAGGGCTGTTGGCTGCGGTGCCTGCATTTGGCCAGGATGCCCCGGGGGCAGGGGACGAAGGTCAGAGCAACGAAAAAATCGCGTCCCCGGCCGACATCGTCGTCACCGCGCAACGGCGGGAACAATCCCTGTCCAAGGTTCCGGTCGCGGTCTCGGCGTTCAATGCCGATACGCTTCAGTCGCGCAACGTGGCCAGCGAGCAGGACCTTGCGGCTCTGGTCCCCGGCCTGGTGGTCAAGAGCGGCCAGAATTCCAACCAGCTCAACTTCACGCTGCGTGGCCAGACGCTCGACCCATTTTCCGGCTCAAGCCCCGCCGTTCTCACTTATATCAACGAAGCGCCGGCAACCGAAGGCAACACGTCGACGGCCTTTTTCGACTTTAGTTCCGTGCAGGTGCTCAAGGGGCCGCAAGGAACGCTGTTTGGTCGCAATGCGACCGGAGGCGCAATATTGTACGAAACCACCAAGCCTGGTGATGACTTCGGCGGCTTCCTGACCGTCAAGGGAGGGCAGCGCAACTATATCCAGGTTCAGGGCGCTGTGGACATTCCTGTTTCCGATATCATCAAGGTCCGTGTCGCCGGCGACTATAACAAGCAGGACGGTTATATTCGCAATATCAAGACCGGCAATACGCTGGGCGATACCGATTCTCTGTCCGGTCGTATCACGGTCGTGCTCGAGCCGCGGGATGGTTTCAAGATGACGACCGTCGCGCAATATAGCGATTTCGGCGGCTCGGAAGGCGCGGGCGGCCTCTATTCCTATCATAAGGTGGGCGAGGTCAATAATGGCTATGTCCTCAACAGCACGCTCGACACGCTGTATGGGACGAACAGTCCCTTCGCGCCGCTGATCGGCGATGGGCCGCGGGGCGACGGCACATGGCCAGGCGCGGTGGCGGGCTATCTGGCATGGCAGCAGGCCAACCCCTATAAGGTCTGGCTCAGCTACGACCTGCCCCACAAGGCGCACACCGCGTTCATCACCAACACCGTCGAGGCGGAAATCGGCGACGACGTCGTGCTCAAGAACATCTTCAACTATGCAGATGCCTTCGCGCGCACGCCGGGCATTCTGACAGGTTCGCCCTTCGGTTCATTGAGCCTCTATAATCGCTCCGGTCTCGGCAACGGCCCTCCCGGTGGCGAAGTGTTCAAGACCGAGCGGATTTCCAATGAGCTGCAGTTGCAGGGTAAAACCGGCGGTCTTGAATATATCCTCGGCGTGTTCTACTCCGACACCACCAAGCAGGAATATATTCCTGTCATCGTCGGCGCGGAACTGCCGACGCCGCTCGCGGACATCGCCTATAATTATCAAGTCGGGAATGAGTCGAAAGCGGTATTCGGCCAGTTGACCTATGCTGTGACCGACAAGCTGAGCGTGACGGCTGGCGGACGCTATAGCTGGGAAACGGTGAGCCTTCGCCAGAAGGCGGGAAGTCTGTTCAATCTCAGCGGCTCCACGCCTCTCAAACAGGAAGCCAAGCTCCATGATCCAAGCTGGACGTTCAATATCCAGTATCAGATCAATTCCGGCAACATGGTCTATTTCGCCCAGCGTGGCAGCTTCCGCGCCGGCGGTTTCAATGGTGCGGTCGGTCCGTTCAACAATGCCAACTTCTTCGGCAACGAAAACACCTACGACTTCGAACTGGGCTACAAGTTCAACGACTATCTGGGGTCGATGCCGACACGGATCAATCTGGCCCTCTACCGCCAGATCGTGAAACACGCCCAGCATTCCCTGTTCGTCGATCTGGGCGCAGGCCCGTCGGCCTTCACCGTCAACGTGCCCGAAAAGCGCATCCAGGGCGTGGAATTCGACGCGAACATCAAGCCGAGCGATTGGCTGGAACTGGGCATATCGGGCGCCTATACCGATGCGAAGTTCACCCAGAACATCGTTGATCTCGCGCCGCTGGGCGGGCCGATCATTCCGTTCGATACCTATTCGGACGCGCCCAAATGGGCAGGTTCGGTCTTTGCCGAGATCACCATGCCGCTGTCGGAAGACATCGGTAAGGTAAAACTGCGCACTGACGTGTTCGGCCAGACGTCCACCCATTTCTCCAACAATGAAGGCTCGATCACGCCCCGCACCAAATTGCCCGGCTATGCAACCGTCGATGTCCGGCTGAGCTGGAACGATGTTATGGGCAGTAAATTCTCGGTCGCGGCTTATGCCAAGAACCTGCTCGACGAATTCTACTATAATTCGGGTTATGTCGAAGGCGGCAGCGGCGGTTTCAATACGGCGATCTGGGGTGAGCCCCAGACGTTCGGCGCGGAAGTGACCTACCGCTTCTGA